In Aspergillus fumigatus Af293 chromosome 2, whole genome shotgun sequence, a genomic segment contains:
- a CDS encoding Bax Inhibitor family protein — translation MAFFLRRPFAVPTALRQAPKAANTARFIHNSPIKPVQSKPLGPCSSSIFAQSKQTIQNAFRRTYMQQSYGTAQRGDLTQRLLYGAAIVGGTVMATNFIFNRETREDGGMPHYERSYLNETFMHTGLGVGIIGIAARALHMNGWSYRLMATNPWLVAGVGLAASMGTMFATYYTSPDNYVMKYGLWAAFNVTQAALLSPLMFMHPALLARAGLYTVGMMGSIAFVGATAKQEKYLYLGGPLLAGVTIVALSGLAPLVIPATAARALMWSEKIWLYGGLAVFGGFTLYDVQKILHHARLAERGLVRRDVVNESISLELDFINIFVRMVQILAMQRNNRK, via the exons ATGGCTTTTTTTCTAAGGCGCCCGTTCGCCGTTCCAACGGCTCTTCGTCAAGCCCCTAAGGCTGCGAACACCGCTCGCTTCATCCACAACTCACCCATCAAGCCTGTTCAGTCGAAGCCTCTAGGTCCCTGCTCGTCCTCAATCTTCGCACAGTCCAAACAGACCATCCAGAATGCCTTCAGGCGCACCTACATGCAGCAGTCTTACGGTACAGCTCAGCGTGGCGACCTCACCCAGCGCCTGCTCTACGGTGCGGCCATTGTGGGTGGCACTGTCATGGCTACGAACTTCATATTCAACCGTGAAACAAGAGAGGATGGCGGAATGCCTCACTACGAGCGAAGTTATCTGAATGAAACTTTTATGCACACCGGACTTGGTGTTGGTATTATCGGTATCGCCGCTAGAGCTTTGCACATGAACGGATGGTCTTATCGTTTGATGGCCACCAACCCTTGGTTGGTTGCTGGTGTTGGTCTAGCTGCCAGCATGGGCACGATGTTTGCTACCTACTATACTTCTCCCGATAA CTACGTAATGAAGTATGGTCTCTGGGCTGCCTTCAACGTCACTCAGGCTGCGCTTCTCTCCCCTCTGATGTTCATGCACCCTGCCCTGCTCGCTCGTGCCGGTCTTTACACTGTTGGCATGATGGGTTCGATTGCGTTCGTCGGTGCCACCGCGAAGCAGGAGAAGTACCTCTACCTAGGAGGTCCTCTCCTCGCTGGTGTGACCATCGTTGCCCTTTCCGGCTTGGCTCCCCTCGTTATTCCCGCCACTGCCGCTCGTGCTCTGATGTGGTCCGAGAAGATCTGGTTGTACGGTGGTCTTGCTGTCTTTGGTGGCTTCACCCTTTACGACGTCCAGAAGATCCTGCACCACGCTCGCTTGGCCGAACGAGGACTTGTTCGCAGGGATGTCGTCAACGAGAGCATCAGTCTGGAGTTGGACTTCATCAACATCTTCGTTCGTATGGTGCAGATCTTGGCCATGCAGCGCAACAACCGGAAATAA